A DNA window from Helianthus annuus cultivar XRQ/B chromosome 15, HanXRQr2.0-SUNRISE, whole genome shotgun sequence contains the following coding sequences:
- the LOC110910044 gene encoding probable WRKY transcription factor 65: MEDFQASKKRKVDDKIVVKVKLEENEGKKKSEQNPSLDCWSWRKYGQKPIKGSPHPRGYYKCSTSKSCLAKKQVEICRTDASMLIVTYTSTHNHPNPNISKQPKNDPKSEVNTTLESDQENEEQKPIITPRNDDFPYTKTLEEETCLAVNLENKFFDKEPLSYPDLMKSSTSKTEENDFYDELEELPMSSSSFKSFMSSDFFEERVLVQPS; this comes from the exons ATGGAAGATTTTCAAGCTTCAAAGAAAAG GAAGGTGGATGATAAGATTGTGGTGAAAGTGAAACTTGAAGAAAATGAAGGGAAAAAGAAGAGTGAGCAAAACCCTTCTTTAGATTGTTGGTCTTGGAGAAAATATGGTCAAAAACCCATAAAAGGATCTCCTCATCCAAG GGGATACTACAAATGCAGCACATCAAAAAGTTGTTTAGCCAAGAAACAAGTAGAGATATGTAGAACAGATGCATCCATGCTCATAGTCACCTACACTTCTACTCACAACCATCCAAATCCTAATATCTCCAAACAACCCAAAAATGACCCGAAATCGGAAGTTAATACAACCCTTGAATCCGACCAAGAGAATGAAGAGCAAAAGCCCATCATTACGCCTAGAAACGATGATTTTCCCTACACCAAAACCCTAGAAGAGGAAACCTGCTTAGCGGTAAATCTTGAAAATAAATTCTTTGATAAAGAACCACTCTCGTATCCCGATCTTATGAAGTCTTCAACATCAAAAACGGAAGAAAACGACTTCTACGATGAACTTGAGGAGTTACCCATGTCTTCCTCATCATTCAAAAGTTTCATGAGTAGTGACTTTTTTGAGGAAAGAGTTCTTGTTCAACCTTCTTAA
- the LOC110913135 gene encoding fe(2+) transport protein 1 has protein sequence FPYNTTPTITKLHFLILTLLLLLSTVAPPSHAAEQPPNNLPQECQNITHGPCHNKTRSLKLKLIAIATILVTSMMGALLPLLSRRVPALQPDTKPFVLIKAFASGVILATGYMHVLPDSFDCLTSKCLPEKPWSKFPFTTFIAMFSAVFTLMVDSYAMSWYKKCKTPDKNQDQELKTLGHSHGHGSCGNDNPASQLRRYRVVAQVLELGIVVHSVVIRLSMGASDNVCTIRPLVAALCFHQFFEGIGLGGCILQADYEKKMKAIMVFFFSVTTPFGIALGICLSNVYRENSPTALVVVGILNAVSAGLLNYMALVDLLASDFMAEKLQNDMKLQTISYVAVVLGAGGMSVMAIWA, from the exons TTTCCGTACAATACAACACCCACAATCACCAAACTCCACTTCCTCATCCTcaccctcctcctcctcctctccACCGTCGCACCACCGTCTCACGCCGCCGAACAACCACCCAACAACCTCCCACAAGAATGCCAGAACATCACTCACGGTCCATGCCACAACAAAACCAGATCCTTAAAGCTTAAACTCATTGCCATTGCCACAATTCTTGTGACAAGTATGATGGGCGCCTTGTTACCGCTACTATCGCGGCGGGTACCCGCTTTACAACCGGATACAAAGCCGTTTGTGTTGATTAAAGCCTTTGCTTCGGGTGTGATTCTTGCAACCGGGTACATGCATGTGTTACCTGACTCGTTTGATTGTTTGACATCCAAATGTTTGCCTGAAAAACCATGGAGTAAGTTCCCATTCACCACATTTATCGCCATGTTTTCGGCGGTTTTTACATTAATGGTTGAttcctatgccatgagttggtaCAAGAAATGTAAAACACCCGATAAAAATCAGGATCAAGAATTGAAAACATTGGGTCATTCCCATGGTCATGGTTCATGTGGGAATGATAATCCGGCTTCACAGTTGAGGCGGTACCGCGTGGTTGCCCAG GTATTGGAGCTAGGCATAGTTGTACATTCGGTTGTGATCAGACTATCGATGGGTGCATCGGACAACGTATGCACAATAAGACCTCTTGTGGCTGCTCTATGCTTCCATCAATTCTTTGAAGGAATAGGCCTTGGTGGTTGCATTCTTCAG GCAGACTACGAGAAGAAAATGAAGGCGATCATGGTATTTTTCTTCTCGGTGACAACTCCATTTGGGATAGCACTTGGGATATGTCTGTCAAATGTGTACCGGGAAAACAGTCCAACAGCGTTGGTGGTGGTTGGAATACTGAATGCAGTGTCTGCAGGGCTGCTGAATTACATGGCACTGGTGGATTTGCTGGCATCTGATTTCATGGCCGAAAAGCTTCAAAACGATATGAAACTTCAAACAATTTCATATGTTGCTGTCGTTCTAGGTGCTGGAGGTATGTCGGTGATGGCAATTTGGGCGTAA